One window of the Trifolium pratense cultivar HEN17-A07 linkage group LG2, ARS_RC_1.1, whole genome shotgun sequence genome contains the following:
- the LOC123908315 gene encoding NAD-capped RNA hydrolase DXO1 isoform X2, whose protein sequence is MDDTKKNIFGDDSDNEKDGTHSSSPSSSSSAASSSSSSSSSASSSNNTKGSADSSSATGTATSGGGAGDDEENGDVVDSSNKADYHHYNDDDDDHQYGDLFASDNEDYSKTLAKSSHPIPVLPAVVRNNNTNSSGRGGFGRGGRWQQGHHNDRGGAGILPRPGPYPQRQNFGYGNRFQNGRHDERFVSEMKLSKSEETLSRKGIIFQEPCELACYSRVEGGEVYFDDRSLRLFKRHITEDIGADLNEGYDTYIPKKDLGSEGFGDLLACIRDKNLLVQNNIHFVTYRNNLNKILATAYIRHEPWEMGVHKRNGVVYLDVHKLPERPQSDLDRRRCYLGYAFESLATEDPRRADGEGVHHVDANVEFCSVIKTKLGAHRILMGAEMDCCDTTNEGKRFYVELKTSYELNYHNEEKFEREKLLKFWIQSFLAGVPYICIGFRDDAGRLVRTEMLRTKDITQRIKMKGYWQGGVCLAFADEVFCWLYGTVKENQDYILQFAPPFNRLELLQAQSCPDVITSHLELL, encoded by the exons ATGGATGACACGAAGAAGAACATATTCGGCGACGATTCCGACAACGAAAAAGATGGGACCCACTCTTCTTccccttcttcttcctcctccgccgcttcatcttcctcttcttcatcttcttccgcTTCTTCCTCCAATAACACAAAAGGTTCCGCCGATTCATCTTCCGCTACCGGAACTGCCACCAGCGGCGGTGGTGCcggtgatgatgaagaaaacGGTGATGTTGTTGATAGTAGTAATAAGGCTGATTATCATcattataatgatgatgatgatgatcatcAATATGGAGATCTATTTGCTTCTGATAATGAAGATTACTCCAAAACCCTCGCTAAAAGTTCTCACCCTATTCCTG TATTGCCTGCCGTCGTCCGCAATAATAATACGAACAGCTCGGGAAGAGGGGGTTTTGGCCGTGGTGGTCGTTGGCAGCAAGGGCATCATAATGATAGAGGAGGAGCTGGCATTCTTCCGCGTCCTGGACCTTATCCTCAGAGGCAGAATTTCGGGTATGGTAATAGGTTTCAGAATGGTCGCCACGACGAGCGATTTGTCTCTGAGATGAAGCTCTCGAAGAGTGAAGAAACCCTGTCAAGAAAAGGCATTATTTTTCAGGAG CCTTGTGAACTTGCTTGCTATAGTCGTGTAGAAGGTGGGGAAGTATATTTTGATGACCGTAGCTTG AGACTTTTTAAACGCCATATCACGGAAGATATTGGAGCTGATTTGAACGAAGGTTATGATACATACATTCCCAAAAAAG ACTTAGGTTCCGAGGGCTTTGGCGATCTTCTTGCTTGCATTAGAGATAAAAATCTCCTGGTTCAAAACAACATTCATTTTGTG ACATACCGCAACAATCTTAACAAG ATACTGGCTACAGCTTATATTCGCCATGAGCCTTGGGAAATGGGAGTACACAAAAGGAATGGTGTTGTCTATCTTGATGTGCACAAGTTACCAGAAAGACCACAAAGTGATTTAGATCGTAGAAG ATGTTATCTGGGATACGCTTTCGAGAGCCTTGCCACTGAAGATCCTAGAAGAGCTGATGGAGAGGGGGTACATCATGTTGATGCCAATGTTGAATTTTGTTCGGTGATTAAGACAAAATTGGGAGCTCACCGTATCTTGATGGGTGCTGAGATGGATTGCTGTGATACCACTAATGAAGGAAAGAGATTTTATGTGGAGTTAAAGACAAGTTATGAG TTGAATTATCATAATGAGGAAAAATTCGAGAGAGAGAAACTGCTAAAGTTTTGG ATTCAGTCATTCCTGGCAGGTGTTCCATATATTTGTATAGGATTTAG GGATGACGCAGGTCGTCTTGTTCGGACAGAAATGCTTAGAACCAAAGATATTACACAGAGAATAAAAATGAAAGGCTATTGGCAG GGTGGAGTCTGCCTTGCGTTTGCGGATGAGGTATTCTGCTGGCTTTATGGAACAGTCAAAGAAA ATCAAGATTACATATTGCAGTTCGCTCCACCTTTCAACCGTTTGGAGCTTCTGCAAGCTCAGTCTTGCCCAGATGTAATAACAAGTCATTTGGAGCTGTTGTGA
- the LOC123908315 gene encoding NAD-capped RNA hydrolase DXO1 isoform X1, whose product MDDTKKNIFGDDSDNEKDGTHSSSPSSSSSAASSSSSSSSSASSSNNTKGSADSSSATGTATSGGGAGDDEENGDVVDSSNKADYHHYNDDDDDHQYGDLFASDNEDYSKTLAKSSHPIPAVLPAVVRNNNTNSSGRGGFGRGGRWQQGHHNDRGGAGILPRPGPYPQRQNFGYGNRFQNGRHDERFVSEMKLSKSEETLSRKGIIFQEPCELACYSRVEGGEVYFDDRSLRLFKRHITEDIGADLNEGYDTYIPKKDLGSEGFGDLLACIRDKNLLVQNNIHFVTYRNNLNKILATAYIRHEPWEMGVHKRNGVVYLDVHKLPERPQSDLDRRRCYLGYAFESLATEDPRRADGEGVHHVDANVEFCSVIKTKLGAHRILMGAEMDCCDTTNEGKRFYVELKTSYELNYHNEEKFEREKLLKFWIQSFLAGVPYICIGFRDDAGRLVRTEMLRTKDITQRIKMKGYWQGGVCLAFADEVFCWLYGTVKENQDYILQFAPPFNRLELLQAQSCPDVITSHLELL is encoded by the exons ATGGATGACACGAAGAAGAACATATTCGGCGACGATTCCGACAACGAAAAAGATGGGACCCACTCTTCTTccccttcttcttcctcctccgccgcttcatcttcctcttcttcatcttcttccgcTTCTTCCTCCAATAACACAAAAGGTTCCGCCGATTCATCTTCCGCTACCGGAACTGCCACCAGCGGCGGTGGTGCcggtgatgatgaagaaaacGGTGATGTTGTTGATAGTAGTAATAAGGCTGATTATCATcattataatgatgatgatgatgatcatcAATATGGAGATCTATTTGCTTCTGATAATGAAGATTACTCCAAAACCCTCGCTAAAAGTTCTCACCCTATTCCTG CAGTATTGCCTGCCGTCGTCCGCAATAATAATACGAACAGCTCGGGAAGAGGGGGTTTTGGCCGTGGTGGTCGTTGGCAGCAAGGGCATCATAATGATAGAGGAGGAGCTGGCATTCTTCCGCGTCCTGGACCTTATCCTCAGAGGCAGAATTTCGGGTATGGTAATAGGTTTCAGAATGGTCGCCACGACGAGCGATTTGTCTCTGAGATGAAGCTCTCGAAGAGTGAAGAAACCCTGTCAAGAAAAGGCATTATTTTTCAGGAG CCTTGTGAACTTGCTTGCTATAGTCGTGTAGAAGGTGGGGAAGTATATTTTGATGACCGTAGCTTG AGACTTTTTAAACGCCATATCACGGAAGATATTGGAGCTGATTTGAACGAAGGTTATGATACATACATTCCCAAAAAAG ACTTAGGTTCCGAGGGCTTTGGCGATCTTCTTGCTTGCATTAGAGATAAAAATCTCCTGGTTCAAAACAACATTCATTTTGTG ACATACCGCAACAATCTTAACAAG ATACTGGCTACAGCTTATATTCGCCATGAGCCTTGGGAAATGGGAGTACACAAAAGGAATGGTGTTGTCTATCTTGATGTGCACAAGTTACCAGAAAGACCACAAAGTGATTTAGATCGTAGAAG ATGTTATCTGGGATACGCTTTCGAGAGCCTTGCCACTGAAGATCCTAGAAGAGCTGATGGAGAGGGGGTACATCATGTTGATGCCAATGTTGAATTTTGTTCGGTGATTAAGACAAAATTGGGAGCTCACCGTATCTTGATGGGTGCTGAGATGGATTGCTGTGATACCACTAATGAAGGAAAGAGATTTTATGTGGAGTTAAAGACAAGTTATGAG TTGAATTATCATAATGAGGAAAAATTCGAGAGAGAGAAACTGCTAAAGTTTTGG ATTCAGTCATTCCTGGCAGGTGTTCCATATATTTGTATAGGATTTAG GGATGACGCAGGTCGTCTTGTTCGGACAGAAATGCTTAGAACCAAAGATATTACACAGAGAATAAAAATGAAAGGCTATTGGCAG GGTGGAGTCTGCCTTGCGTTTGCGGATGAGGTATTCTGCTGGCTTTATGGAACAGTCAAAGAAA ATCAAGATTACATATTGCAGTTCGCTCCACCTTTCAACCGTTTGGAGCTTCTGCAAGCTCAGTCTTGCCCAGATGTAATAACAAGTCATTTGGAGCTGTTGTGA